In a genomic window of Streptomyces sp. SJL17-4:
- a CDS encoding energy-coupling factor ABC transporter substrate-binding protein: MSRNAKINALLLLVVAALAVLPLALGLGDHKEEPFTGADAEAETAITELQPDYEPWFSPLYEPPSGEIESALFALQAALGAGVLAYYFGLRRGRRQGAARAEAAEAAEAHGAGADAAGAAEARTAESESGTSTGSRTGTGPSLGGGSAGGPGA; this comes from the coding sequence ATGAGCCGGAACGCGAAGATCAACGCCCTGCTGCTGCTCGTCGTCGCCGCGCTCGCGGTCCTGCCGCTCGCACTGGGGCTCGGCGACCACAAGGAAGAACCCTTCACGGGGGCCGACGCGGAGGCGGAGACCGCGATCACCGAGCTCCAGCCGGACTACGAGCCGTGGTTCAGCCCGCTCTACGAGCCGCCGTCCGGGGAGATCGAGTCGGCGCTGTTCGCCCTTCAGGCGGCCCTCGGCGCCGGTGTCCTCGCGTACTACTTCGGTCTGCGGCGCGGCCGTCGACAGGGGGCGGCGCGGGCCGAGGCGGCCGAGGCAGCCGAGGCGCACGGCGCCGGAGCGGATGCCGCAGGGGCTGCCGAGGCCAGGACCGCGGAGTCCGAGAGCGGCACCAGCACCGGCTCCCGCACCGGCACCGGGCCGTCCCTCGGCGGCGGGTCCGCCGGCGGGCCGGGCGCGTAG
- a CDS encoding NADPH-dependent 2,4-dienoyl-CoA reductase — protein sequence MTPYPHLLSPLDLGFTTLPNRVIMGSMHVGLEETEHGFERMAAFYAERARGGVGLIVTGGIAPNDAGRPWDGGAKLTTADEVAEHRLITDAVHAEGGRIAMQILHFGRYAYHPALVAPSALKAPISPFVPNELTDAEVEQTVEDYARCAELAKEAGYDGVEVMGSEGYLINEFIAAATNQRTDRWGGSYENRVRFPLEIVRRIRERVGEDFILVYRLSMLDLVPGGSTLEEVVRLAKEIEAAGATIINTGIGWHEARIPTIATSVPRGAYTWVTKKLMGAVSVPLVTSNRINTPEVAEEILADGRADLVSLARPFLADPEFVAKATADRADTINTCIGCNQACLDHTFNLKITSCLVNPRACHETELVLSPTRRAKRIAVVGAGPAGLSCAVSAAERGHSVTLFDAAAEIGGQLNIAKKVPGKEEFDETLRYFRVQLAERGVDVRLNTPVSSSDLGDFDEVVVATGVSPRTPGIAGEDHPSVLSYLDVLRDGAPVGERVAIIGAGGIGFDVAEFLTDGGEGASQDPETYFRQWGVDTSYENRGGLRAPERGAPPRQVHLLQRKESKVGAGLGKTTGWIHRTELKHRGVAMVAGVSYDRIDDEGLHVTIGGEQQLLPVDTVVLCAGQEPRRDLYEELVAAGRVAHLIGGADVAAELDAKRAIDQGTRLAATL from the coding sequence ATGACCCCGTACCCGCACCTGCTGAGCCCGCTCGACCTCGGGTTCACCACCCTGCCCAACCGGGTGATCATGGGATCGATGCACGTCGGCCTCGAAGAGACCGAGCACGGCTTCGAGCGCATGGCCGCCTTCTACGCCGAGCGGGCCCGCGGTGGCGTGGGCCTCATCGTCACCGGCGGCATCGCGCCCAACGACGCCGGTCGCCCCTGGGACGGCGGTGCCAAGCTCACCACCGCGGACGAGGTCGCCGAGCACCGGCTGATCACCGACGCCGTGCACGCCGAAGGTGGCCGGATCGCGATGCAGATCCTGCACTTCGGCCGGTACGCGTACCACCCCGCGCTCGTCGCGCCCAGCGCCCTCAAGGCCCCCATCAGCCCCTTCGTGCCGAACGAGCTGACGGACGCCGAGGTCGAGCAGACCGTCGAGGACTACGCCCGCTGCGCCGAGCTCGCCAAGGAGGCCGGGTACGACGGCGTCGAGGTGATGGGCTCCGAGGGCTATCTCATCAACGAGTTCATCGCCGCCGCGACCAACCAGCGCACCGACCGCTGGGGCGGCTCCTACGAGAACCGCGTCCGCTTCCCGCTGGAGATCGTCCGCCGGATCCGCGAGCGGGTCGGCGAGGACTTCATCCTCGTCTACCGCCTCTCCATGCTGGACCTCGTGCCCGGCGGCTCCACCCTGGAGGAGGTCGTCCGGCTCGCCAAGGAGATCGAGGCCGCCGGGGCCACCATCATCAACACCGGTATCGGCTGGCACGAGGCGCGCATCCCCACCATCGCGACCTCCGTGCCGCGCGGCGCCTACACCTGGGTGACGAAGAAGCTGATGGGCGCGGTCTCCGTACCGCTGGTCACCAGCAACCGCATCAACACCCCCGAGGTCGCCGAGGAGATCCTCGCCGACGGTCGCGCCGACCTGGTCTCGCTGGCCCGTCCCTTCCTCGCCGACCCGGAGTTCGTCGCCAAGGCCACGGCCGACCGCGCCGACACGATCAACACCTGCATCGGCTGCAACCAGGCCTGCCTGGACCACACCTTCAATCTGAAGATCACGTCCTGCCTGGTCAACCCGCGCGCCTGCCACGAGACCGAGCTGGTCCTCTCCCCCACGCGTCGTGCCAAGCGGATCGCCGTCGTCGGCGCGGGCCCGGCCGGACTCTCCTGCGCCGTGTCGGCGGCCGAGCGCGGCCACTCCGTGACCCTGTTCGACGCGGCCGCCGAGATCGGCGGTCAGCTGAACATCGCCAAGAAGGTCCCCGGCAAGGAGGAGTTCGACGAGACGCTGCGCTACTTCCGCGTGCAGCTCGCCGAGCGCGGGGTCGACGTACGCCTGAACACCCCGGTCTCCTCGTCCGACCTGGGCGACTTCGACGAGGTCGTCGTCGCCACCGGCGTCTCCCCCCGCACCCCCGGCATCGCCGGCGAGGACCACCCGAGCGTCCTCAGCTACCTGGACGTGCTGCGGGACGGCGCGCCCGTCGGCGAGCGGGTCGCGATCATCGGCGCGGGCGGCATCGGTTTCGACGTCGCGGAGTTCCTGACGGACGGCGGGGAGGGCGCGAGCCAGGACCCCGAGACGTACTTCCGCCAGTGGGGCGTCGACACCTCGTACGAGAACCGGGGCGGACTGCGCGCCCCCGAGCGCGGCGCGCCGCCGCGCCAGGTGCACCTGCTCCAGCGCAAGGAGTCCAAGGTCGGCGCGGGTCTCGGCAAGACCACGGGGTGGATCCACCGCACCGAGCTCAAGCACCGGGGCGTCGCGATGGTCGCGGGCGTGTCGTACGACCGGATCGACGACGAGGGCCTGCACGTCACCATCGGCGGCGAGCAGCAGCTGCTGCCCGTCGACACGGTCGTGCTCTGCGCCGGCCAGGAGCCGCGCCGGGACCTGTACGAGGAGCTGGTCGCGGCGGGTCGCGTGGCGCACCTGATCGGCGGCGCCGACGTGGCCGCCGAGCTGGACGCCAAGCGGGCCATCGACCAGGGCACCCGTCTCGCGGCCACCCTGTGA
- a CDS encoding PadR family transcriptional regulator, producing MSLPHAILTALLEKPSSGLELTRRFDKSIGYFWSATHQQIYRELGRLEQAGHIRALPAPVPVRGQRKEYEVLPAGREELGTWVARSEDPKPMRAALLLRMRAAAVVGASGLRAELTRHLALHQEQLDEYLAIETRDFPPDRRVSEPDRLRHLVLRGGIEMERFWVEWLRGALVELGTE from the coding sequence ATGTCCCTCCCGCACGCGATCCTCACCGCGCTGCTCGAGAAGCCGTCCTCCGGCCTCGAACTGACGCGCCGCTTCGACAAGTCGATCGGCTACTTCTGGTCGGCCACGCACCAGCAGATCTATCGCGAGCTGGGCAGGCTGGAGCAGGCGGGGCACATCCGTGCCCTGCCCGCCCCGGTGCCGGTACGGGGACAGCGCAAGGAGTACGAGGTGCTGCCCGCGGGCCGCGAGGAGCTCGGCACCTGGGTGGCGAGGTCCGAGGACCCGAAACCGATGCGGGCCGCCCTGCTGCTCCGGATGCGGGCGGCCGCGGTGGTCGGCGCCTCGGGTCTGCGTGCCGAGCTGACCCGTCATCTCGCGCTGCACCAGGAGCAGTTGGACGAGTACCTGGCGATCGAGACCCGTGACTTCCCACCGGACCGGCGCGTGTCGGAGCCCGACCGGCTGCGCCACCTCGTCCTGCGGGGCGGGATCGAGATGGAACGCTTCTGGGTGGAGTGGCTGAGGGGCGCGCTGGTGGAACTCGGGACGGAGTGA
- the cbiQ gene encoding cobalt ECF transporter T component CbiQ, with translation MLPIDAAAHSSRWRRRHPAEKALLGFGLTLCAVALPPWPGAVLVAATTLTVLLGPAGVPGRALWRAFRIPLGFCVTGAIPLLFEVGGTRGLVALAPDGPTHAGELLLRTASASLGVLLFAFTTPVSDVLPRLVRAGVPAPVVDVALVMYRIIFLLLDAMSKIRQAQAARLGHTTRAATWRSLAGLGATTFVRAFDRAQRLQSGLAGRGYDGTLRVLVPACAVSRPFLAGTGVLLAGLVALTLVLERLLP, from the coding sequence ATGCTGCCGATCGACGCGGCGGCGCACAGCAGTCGCTGGCGCCGCCGCCATCCCGCCGAGAAGGCGCTTCTCGGCTTCGGTCTCACCCTGTGCGCGGTGGCTCTGCCGCCGTGGCCGGGTGCGGTCCTCGTCGCGGCGACCACGCTCACGGTGCTGCTCGGTCCGGCCGGTGTGCCGGGCCGGGCGCTGTGGCGGGCGTTCCGCATCCCGCTCGGGTTCTGTGTCACGGGCGCGATTCCGCTGCTCTTCGAGGTGGGCGGTACCCGGGGGCTCGTCGCCCTCGCGCCGGACGGTCCGACGCACGCGGGCGAGTTGCTGCTGCGGACGGCTTCGGCCTCGCTCGGGGTGCTGCTCTTCGCGTTCACGACGCCGGTGTCCGACGTTCTGCCCCGGCTGGTACGGGCGGGGGTGCCGGCGCCCGTGGTGGACGTGGCGCTGGTGATGTACCGGATCATCTTCCTGCTGCTCGACGCGATGTCCAAGATCCGGCAGGCGCAGGCGGCCCGGCTCGGGCACACCACGCGGGCCGCGACCTGGCGTTCACTCGCGGGCCTCGGTGCGACCACGTTCGTACGGGCCTTCGACCGGGCGCAGCGCCTGCAGTCGGGGCTCGCCGGGCGGGGGTACGACGGGACGCTGCGGGTCCTGGTGCCCGCGTGTGCGGTGTCCCGCCCGTTCCTCGCCGGCACGGGCGTCCTGCTCGCCGGACTCGTCGCCCTCACCCTCGTACTGGAAAGGCTCCTTCCGTGA
- a CDS encoding ATP-binding cassette domain-containing protein, with product MTSPTPVVELVKAGFAYEDGPPVLSGVDFAVAEGRAVALLGRNGSGKTTLLRLLSGGLRCVSGSLRLDGTEVAYDRKGLTRLRTTVQLVVQDPDDQLFAASVDQDVSFGPMNLGLPEDEVRRRVREALEALDITALADRPTHLLSYGQRKRAAIAGAVAMRPRVLIMDEPTAGLDPHGQERLLDALQRLREAGTTVLMATHDVDLALRWADEAAVLAPSGLRTGPVAELLADDALLDEARLRRPWGTAVGRLLRTHGLLAAGAAEPRTPEELDAWLGAAATASRLATE from the coding sequence GTGACGTCTCCGACCCCTGTCGTGGAACTGGTGAAAGCCGGCTTCGCCTACGAGGACGGGCCCCCGGTCCTGTCCGGCGTGGACTTCGCCGTCGCGGAGGGGCGGGCGGTCGCGCTGCTCGGCCGCAACGGCAGCGGCAAGACGACCCTGCTGCGGCTGCTCAGCGGCGGGCTGCGGTGCGTGAGCGGGTCGCTGCGCCTGGACGGTACGGAGGTCGCGTACGACCGGAAGGGGCTGACCCGGCTGCGGACGACCGTGCAGCTGGTGGTGCAGGACCCCGACGACCAGCTGTTCGCCGCGTCGGTGGACCAGGACGTGTCGTTCGGTCCGATGAACCTCGGACTGCCCGAGGACGAGGTGCGGCGGCGGGTCCGTGAGGCACTGGAGGCGCTGGACATCACGGCGCTCGCGGACCGGCCGACGCATCTGCTGTCGTACGGGCAGCGCAAGCGGGCGGCGATCGCGGGCGCGGTGGCGATGCGGCCCCGTGTCCTGATCATGGACGAGCCGACGGCGGGTCTCGATCCGCACGGGCAGGAGCGGCTGCTCGACGCGCTCCAGCGGCTTCGGGAGGCCGGCACGACGGTGCTGATGGCCACGCACGACGTGGATCTGGCGTTGCGCTGGGCGGACGAGGCGGCGGTGCTCGCCCCGTCCGGGCTGCGGACCGGTCCGGTCGCCGAGCTCCTCGCGGACGACGCGCTGCTCGACGAGGCCCGGCTGCGCCGCCCCTGGGGGACGGCGGTCGGCCGCTTGCTCCGCACCCACGGTCTGCTCGCCGCGGGGGCGGCCGAGCCGCGGACGCCGGAGGAGCTGGACGCGTGGCTCGGAGCGGCGGCGACAGCCTCACGATTGGCTACTGAGTAG